A stretch of Gouania willdenowi chromosome 21, fGouWil2.1, whole genome shotgun sequence DNA encodes these proteins:
- the cldn10l2 gene encoding claudin 10-like 2 codes for MRKRLIQVFGFLISSLGWFFILCTMAMDYWRISQIGGQGGSYIIKVAWYWSNLWKDCFTDSTAVTNCRDFPVLWSVAYYVQVVRGLLMCGLTLGFFAVVLCFVGMECTYIGGAVESKDKMVFAGAVFHVCGGISDLAGYCVYINRVARTAFAPNIGPGVLRYDLGPPIFLGLVGTFLIYLGAVLYAVTVWRVICPQSKAVEVYGGKTYMAPYSRGRTLYTGYYRPSGQYESYYGSGRNNSSKISKLSQTTPTKLSDRDAFV; via the exons ATGAGGAAGCGTCTTATCCAAGTCTTTGGTTTTTTAATCTCCTCACTGGGATGGTTCTTCATATTGTGCACTATGGCAATGGACTACTGGAGGATCAGCCAGATTGGAGGACAAGGAGGCTCTTATATCATCAAGGTGGCTTGGTACTGGTCCAACCTGTGGAAGGACTGTTTTACTGATTCAACGGCTGTCACCAACTGCAGAGATTTCCCCGTGCTGTGGAGTGTTGCCT ATTATGTCCAGGTCGTGAGGGGTTTACTGATGTGTGGGTTAACATTGGGCTTCTTCGCTGTAGTGTTGTGCTTTGTCGGCATGGAGTGTACTTACATCGGTGGAGCTGTCGAAAGCAAAGATAAAATGGTGTTTGCTGGAGCAGTGTTTCATGTTTGTGGTG GAATATCGGATCTTGCCGGCTACTGCGTATACATCAACAGGGTGGCCAGAACTGCCTTTGCTCCCAATATTGGACCAGGAGTCCTTCG GTATGACTTGGGACCGCCCATTTTTCTGGGACTGGTGGGAACGTTTCTAATCTATTTGGGGGCTGTGCTTTATGCTGTAACGGTCTGGAGAGTAATATGCCCTCAAAG TAAAGCGGTGGAGGTTTATGGTGGAAAAACATACATGGCCCCCTACTCCAGAGGAAGGACGTTGTACACTGGATACTACAGACCCTCGGGCCAGTATGAATCTTATTATGGCTCAGGACGAAACAACAGCTCCAAGATCTCAAAACTCTCTCAGACAACACCGACAAAACTCTCAGATAGAGATGCCTTTGTGTAG